Proteins co-encoded in one Marinitoga sp. 38H-ov genomic window:
- a CDS encoding OadG family protein, translating into MGEVLSITFVGIVIVFLVLAILSLFFILFKYISSTEKKVKKEINIPHTNPAPLNSNTTKNEDNDEEIIAAIMGAIAATMGSKTYRIKNIKPINNINKTSKMSMWGMLPPAVTWRARRLGGRK; encoded by the coding sequence ATGGGTGAAGTATTATCTATAACTTTTGTAGGTATCGTAATTGTATTTTTAGTTTTAGCAATACTTAGTTTATTTTTCATTTTATTTAAATATATATCTTCTACAGAAAAAAAAGTGAAAAAAGAAATCAATATTCCTCACACAAATCCTGCACCATTAAATTCTAATACTACAAAAAATGAAGATAATGATGAGGAAATTATTGCTGCTATTATGGGAGCTATTGCTGCTACTATGGGAAGTAAAACATATAGAATTAAAAATATTAAACCTATTAACAATATAAATAAAACCTCTAAGATGAGCATGTGGGGAATGTTACCACCTGCTGTAACCTGGAGAGCTAGAAGATTAGGAGGGAGAAAATGA